Proteins from a genomic interval of Poecile atricapillus isolate bPoeAtr1 chromosome 1, bPoeAtr1.hap1, whole genome shotgun sequence:
- the DICER1 gene encoding endoribonuclease Dicer isoform X6: MKSPALQSLSMAGLQLMTPASSPMGPFFGLPWQQEAIHDNIYTPRKYQVELLEAALDHNTIVCLNTGSGKTFIAVLLTKELSYQIRGDFNKNGKRTVFLVNSANQVAQQVSAVRTHSDLKVGEYSSLEVTESWTKEKWSQEFSKHQVLVMTCHVALTVLRNEYLSLSNINLLVFDECHLAIQDHPYREIMKICEDYPSCPRILGLTASILNGKCDPAELEEKIQKLEKILKSNAETATDLVVLDRYTSQPCEIVVDCGPYTDKSGLYGRLLKELDEALAFLNDCNISVHSKERDSTLISKQILSDCRAVLVVLGPWCADKVAGMMVRELQKYIKHEQEELHRKFLLFTDTFLRKIHALCEEHFSPASLDLKFVTPKVIKLLEILRKYKPYERQQFESVEWYNNRNQDNYVSWSDSEDDDEDEEIEEKEKPETNFPSPFTNILCGIIFVERRYTAVVLNRLIKEAGKQDPELAYISSNFITGHGIGKNQPRSKQMEVEFRKQEEVLRKFRAHETNLLIATSIVEEGVDIPKCNLVVRFDLPTEYRSYVQSKGRARAPISNYIMLADTDKIKSFEEDLKTYKAIEKILRNKCSKSVDANETETEPIVDDDDVFPPYVLRPDENSPRVTINTAIGHINRYCARLPSDPFTHLAPKCKTRELPDHTFYSTLYLPINSPLRASIVGPPMSCARLAERVVALICCEKLHKIDSRVFEG, encoded by the exons ATGAAAAGCCCTGCTTTGCAATCCCTCAGCATGGCGGGACTGCAGCTCATGACCCCTGCTTCCTCCCCAATGGGTCCTTTTTTTGGACTACCATGGCAACAAGAAGCAATTCATGATAACATTTACACACCAAGAAAATATCAG gTTGAACTGCTTGAAGCAGCTTTGGATCATAATACAATAGTCTGCTTAAACACTGGCTCAGGGAAGACTTTTATTGCAGTACTACTCACTAAAGAGCTGTCCTATCAGATCAGGGGAGATTtcaacaaaaatggaaaaagaactGTGTTCTTGGTCAACTCAG caaaTCAAGTTGCTCAACAAGTGTCAGCTGTCAGGACACATTCAGACCTTAAAGTGGGAGAATATTCAAGTTTGGAGGTAACTGAATCATGGACAAAAGAGAAGTGGAGTCAAGAATTCTCTAAGCATCAG GTTCTGGTTATGACGTGTCATGTTGCTTTGACTGTTTTGAGAAACGAGTATTTATCCCTGTCAAATATTAATCTTCTGGTGTTTGATGAGTGCCATCTTGCAATCCAGGATCATCCATACCGTGAAATTATGAAG atctGTGAGGATTATCCATCATGTCCTCGAATTTTGGGATTAACAGCTTCCATTTTAAATGGGAAATGTGATCCTGCTGAGTTAGAGGAGAAGATCCAGAAACTGGAGAAAATTTTGAAGAGCAATGCTGAAACTGCAACTGATTTGGTGGTCTTAGACAG ATATACTTCTCAGCCATGTGAGATTGTTGTAGACTGTGGACCATATACTGACAAAAGTGGGTTGTATGGAAGATTATTAAAGGAATTGGATGAAGCACTTGCTTTTCTAAATGACTGCAACATATCTGTACATTCAAAAGAAAGAGATTCTACCTTAATTTCTAAGCAG ATATTGTCAGACTGTCGAGCTGTGTTGGTTGTTCTGGGACCGTGGTGTGCAGATAAGGTAGCTGGGATGATGGTGAGAGAGCTGCAGAAGTATATCAAACATGAACAAGAGGAGCTGCACAGGAAATTTTTATTGTTTACAGACACTTTCCTAAGGAAAATACATGCACTCTGTGAAGAGCACTTCTCGCCTGCCTCACTTGACCTGAAATTTGTGACCCCAAAAGTAATAAAGCTGCTTGAAATCTTGCGCAAATACAAACCATATGAACGGCAGCAGTTTGAAAGTGTTGAATGGTATAACAATAGGAATCAGGATAATTACGTATCTTGGAGTGATTCtgaagatgatgatgaggatgaagaaattgaggagaaagagaagccaGAGACTAATTTCCCATCTCCCTTTACTAATATTTTATGTGGAATTATTTTTGTGGAAAGAAGATACACAGCAGTTGTTCTAAATAg GTTGATAAAAGAAGCTGGCAAGCAAGATCCAGAACTGGCTTACATCAGTAGCAATTTTATAACTGGACATGGCATTGGCAAGAACCAGCCTCGTAGCAAGCAGATGGAAGTAGAATTTAGAAAGCAGGAAGAG GTTCTTAGAAAATTTCGAGCACACGAGACCAACCTACTTATTGCTACAAGTATTGTAGAAGAGGGTGTTGACATACCAAAATGCAACTTAGTGGTGCGTTTTGATTTGCCCACAGAATACCGTTCCTATGTGCAGTCAAAAGGAAGAGCTAGAGCACCAATTTCCAATTACATTATGTTAGCAGATACAGACAAAATCAAAAGTTTTGAAGAAGATCTTAAGACATACAAAGCCATTGAGAAG ATCCTCCGAAACAAATGCTCAAAATCTGTTGATGCCAATGAAACTGAAACTGAACCCATtgttgatgatgatgatgtctTTCCACCCTATGTATTGAGGCCAGATGAGAACAGTCCAAGGGTTACTATTAACACTGCTATTGGACATATAAATAG GTACTGCGCTAGATTACCAAGTGATCCATTTACACACCTGGCTCCCAAGTGTAAGACCCGGGAACTGCCTGACCATACGTTTTACTCTACTCTCTACCTGCCAATCAACTCACCTCTTCGAGCTTCAATTGTT GGCCCTCCAATGAGTTGTGCAAGACTGGCTGAGAGAGTTGTTGCTCTTATTTGCTGTGAAAAACTGCACAAAATTG attccaGAGTGTTTGAGGGATAG